The following coding sequences lie in one Spinacia oleracea cultivar Varoflay chromosome 1, BTI_SOV_V1, whole genome shotgun sequence genomic window:
- the LOC110795381 gene encoding uncharacterized protein, producing MADDKTPPPAPRYEPFSAFYLHPSEGTGAVISPILLKGDNYDHWVKSLSNNLRAKNKLGFLDGTILQPDVESADYDQWNIVNSMLVAWIFNTLHESIQSTVPFPNTVKVLWDDLRDRYSLRNGPRVHELKNKISDCKQRGRSVCEYYGELRTLWGELASALKLPSCSCSAAPEYVVLLENEKLHQFLIGLDSTKYKTEVASLMDPLPSISYAHGKVLSAERHQAVTAAHDTRPDAVGFATNAVAQGRDQAKLAAVSGDSRVCSHCGVKGHVKDKCFELHGYPEWYQGRSRGRGGRPAPRGGSIGRGRARGGFAANVGSSNYTGASMINEGDRSSTPTLSDNQFAKLMASLNVQQSASSTPKLHGKMNNDDWIIDTGASNHMSGNVDLFIDLHDISSSTVGLPNGKNTIATKEGRVKLSDTLILDDVLFVPALTCNLLSVSQLLEK from the coding sequence ATGGCTGATGATAAAACTCCACCTCCCGCCCCTCGGTATGAGCCTTTTTCGGCATTTTATCTTCACCCTTCCGAAGGTACGGGTGCTGTAATTAGTCCAATTTTATTGAAAGGAGATAATTATGATCATTGGGTTAAATCTCTAAGTAATAATTTGCGTGCAAAAAATAAACTTGGTTTTCTTGATGGTACGATTCTTCAACCTGATGTTGAGTCTGCCGATTATGATCAATGGAATATAGTTAATTCTATGCTTGTTGCTTGGATATTTAATACTCTTCATGAGTCTATTCAATCCACTGTTCCTTTTCCTAATACTGTGAAAGTATTGTGGGATGATTTACGCGATCGATATTCTCTTCGTAATGGTCCTCGTGTTCATGAACTTAAAAACAAGATTAGTGATTGCAAGCAACGTGGTAGGTCTGTTTGTGAGTATTATGGTGAATTACGTACTTTGTGGGGTGAATTGGCTAGTGCTCTAAAACTTCCTTCTTGTTCGTGTTCCGCTGCTCCTGAATATGTTGTGCTTCTTGAGAATGAAAAATTACACCAGTTTTTGATAGGCCTTGATTCAACGAAGTACAAAACTGAAGTTGCTTCCTTGATGGATCCTTTACCATCTATTTCTTATGCACATGGCAAAGTGCTTTCGGCTGAGAGGCATCAAGCTGTGACTGCTGCCCATGATACCCGCCCTGATGCAGTTGGTTTTGCAACCAATGCAGTGGCACAGGGTCGTGACCAAGCCAAATTGGCTGCTGTGAGTGGTGATTCTCGTGTTTGCTCCCATTGCGGGGTTAAGGGCCATGTGAAGGATAAATGTTTTGAGCTTCATGGTTACCCAGAGTGGTATCAAGGAAGAAGCAGAGGTCGTGGAGGACGGCCTGCTCCTCGTGGCGGGTCTATTGGAAGGGGGCGTGCTCGTGGAGGCTTTGCTGCCAATGTTGGCAGTAGCAACTACACTGGAGCATCAATGATTAATGAGGGTGATAGATCAAGCACTCCCACGCTCTCCGATAATCAGTTTGCAAAACTTATGGCGTCTCTAAATGTTCAACAATCTGCTTCCTCTACTCCAAAGTTGCATGGTAAGATGAATAATGATGATTGGATAATTGACACCGGTGCCTCAAATCATATGTCCGGTAATGTTGATTTATTTATCGACTTGCATGATATTTCATCCTCTACTGTTGGTTTACCAAATGGTAAAAATACCATTGCTACTAAAGAAGGCCGAGTTAAATTGAGTGATACTTTAATTTTGGACGATGTTTTATTTGTTCCTGCTCTTACTTGTAATTTGCTGTCAGTGTCTCAATTATTAGAAAAATAG
- the LOC110795367 gene encoding beta-glucuronosyltransferase GlcAT14A, producing MVGVGEMKKLRNYYLNLRHPHHHHQTSITTTMEGRRKWIFPLAIGSIVSLFLLFLTTLTTSPTSPLSSLSFYRYSSSLSSSSIFVESKLRPIAVSSAFPPPPRFAYLVSGSAGDGNSLKRTLLALYHPHNQYIVHLDLESSPEERLELENFVKDHPIFKVFKNVRMITKANLITYRGPTMVANTLHAAAILLKEAGHWDWFINLSASDYPLVTQDDLLHTFSYLPRDLNFIDHTSNIGWKEFQRAKPIIIDPGFYQTKKADVFWVTQRRSVPSAFKLFTGSAWMALSRPFVDYCIWGWDNLPRTVLMYYANFISSPEGYFHTVVCNAQEFRNTTVNTDLHFISWDNPPKQHPHYLTTEDMSRMVQSNAPFARKFHREDPVLDKVDSELLSRGPGMIVPGGWCIGSGENGSDPCLLAGNTTLLRPTSGAKRVETLISSLLSAENFRKNQCK from the exons ATGGTGGGTGTTGGAGAAATGAAGAAGCTAAGAAACTATTACTTAAATCTTAGACAcccacatcatcatcaccaaACCTCCATTACAACAACAATGGAGGGTAGAAGAAAATGGATCTTCCCACTCGCAATCGGTTCAATTGTTTcccttttccttctttttctaaCAACCCTAACCACATCTCCTACTTCCCCTCTTTCATCTCTCTCATTTTATCGTTACTCTTCTTCTTTGTCTTCTTCTTCTATCTTCGTGGAATCGAAGCTTCGCCCTATTGCTGTGTCTTCCGCCTTTCCGCCACCGCCTCGGTTCGCTTACCTTGTATCGGGCTCTGCCGGGGATGGGAACTCTCTTAAGAGGACCTTACTCGCGCTTTACCACCCGCATAATCAGTATATCGTGCACTTGGATTTGGAGTCTTCCCCTGAGGAACGGCTTGAATTGGAGAATTTCGTTAAGGATCATCCtatttttaaggtgtttaagaATGTTAGGATGATTACTAAGGCCAATTTGATTACTTATCGTGGCCCCACTATGGTAGCTAATACCCTTCATGCTGCTGCTATTTTGTTGAAGGAGGCTGGTCATTGGGATTGGTTTATTAATCTTAGTGCCTCAGATTATCCCCTTGTCACTCAGGATG ATCTGCTGCACACATTTTCGTATTTGCCTCGAGACCTTAATTTTATTGATCACACAAGCAACATTGGCTGGAAAGA GTTTCAAAGAGCAAAACCAATCATTATAGATCCAGGGTTTTATCAGACCAAAAAAGCTGATGTATTTTGGGTGACTCAACGAAGAAGTGTGCCATCGGCTTTTAAACTCTTCACAG GTTCTGCTTGGATGGCTCTTTCTCGGCCATTTGTGGATTACTGCATTTGGGGATGGGACAACCTTCCTCGGACTGTTCTCATGTACTATGCAAATTTCATTTCTTCTCCTGAAGGCTATTTCCACACTGTTGTTTGTAATGCACAGGAGTTCAGGAACACAACTGTTAATACTGACCTCCATTTCATATCTTGGGACAATCCACCCAAACAACATCCTCACTATCTGACAACCGAGGATATGTCGAGAATGGTCCAAAGTAATGCTCCCTTTGCTAGAAAGTTTCACCGAGAGGATCCAGTCCTTGACAAGGTTGATTCTGAGCTCCTTTCTCGAGGTCCAGGAATGATTGTTCCAGGTGGTTGGTGCATTGGGAGTGGGGAAAATGGGTCTGACCCATGTTTGTTAGCTGGAAATACAACGCTCCTAAGACCAACATCAGGGGCTAAAAGGGTGGAAACACTTATTAGTTCACTGTTGTCAGCGGAAAATTTTCGGAAAAATCAATGCAAGTAG